A stretch of the Lactuca sativa cultivar Salinas chromosome 9, Lsat_Salinas_v11, whole genome shotgun sequence genome encodes the following:
- the LOC111908917 gene encoding nudix hydrolase 3 translates to MGDGDELHEEERFDVLTKTGLKTGISKPRSAVHRDGDYHRAVHVWIFAESTQQLLLQKRADHKDSWPGLWDISSAGHVSAGDASLITARRELLEELGVNLPNDAFELLFVFLQECVTNGGKFIDNEFDDVYLVTTLAPIPLEAFTLQESEVSAVKYISIEEYKSLLVKGDPEYVPYNLEGQYGQLFDIICKRYQNNMEARGLLLQKKLNRYAPISLDAELIGLSKEDKEALVLLIQAARIMDDIFYEQVWSSNSSLREWLKGHAQVSEFDMLKWKYYSINKSPWSCLDENEAFLTTADSAVKLLPEATRKVAGWKGLEYKAAFPLVKPPGASFYPPDMDKMEFELWKKGLSDNEKQDVTGFFNVIRRHSDSHSKNIAVISNPNPTSDLYIIPFSQEYSAFLSKAAELLHKAGDLTTSPSLKRLLHSKADAFLSNDYYDSDIAWMELDSKLDVTIGPYETYEDVLFGYKATFETFIGIRDDKATAQLKLFGDNLQVLEQNLPMDNMYKSQDVISAPIRVIQLVYNSGDVKGPQTVAFNLPNDERIVKDRGSSMVMLKNISEAKFKLILQPIADLCIVKEQRELVDFDSFFTHTICHECCHGIGPHTITLPSGQTSTVRLELQELHSALEEAKADIVGLWALNFLISKNLLPKTLVKSIYVSFLAGCFRSVRFGLEEAHGKGQALQFNWLFEKGAFVLHPGETFSVDFDKIEGAVEGLSREILTIQAKGDKDAARKLLEEYGEMTQPLNTALGKLARVEVPVDIAPDFPVVTNLLHKK, encoded by the exons ATGGGCGATGGCGATGAACTACATGAAGAAGAACGCTTTGATGTCCTCACTAAAACCGGTCTGAAAACTGGTATTTCTAAACCCAG AAGCGCCGTTCACAGAGATGGGGATTATCACCGAGCTGTTCATGTATGGATTTTTGCTGAAAGTACACAACAACTTCTTCTGCAAAAACGTGCTGATCACAAGGATTCATGGCCTGGATTATGGGATATCTCTAGTGCAGGTCATGTATCTGCTGGAGATGCGTCCCTTATCACAGCCAG GAGGGAGCTTTTAGAAGAGCTTGGTGTTAACCTCCCGAATGATGCCTTTGAATTGCTATTTGTTTTCCTGCAAGAATG TGTTACAAATGGTGGGAAGTTCATTGATAATGAATTTGATGATGTTTATCTTGTAACAACATTAGCCCCAATTCCATTGGAAGCTTTTACTTTACAG GAATCTGAAGTTTCAGCTGTTAAATATATCTCTATTGAGGAGTACAAGAGCCTACTTGTTAAAGGAGACCCTGAATATGTACCTTACAATTTGGAGGGACAATATGGTCAACTTTTTGACATAATTTGCAAAAG GTACCAAAACAACATGGAAGCACGAGGTTTGCTTCTGCAAAAGAAGCTCAACCGTTATGCTCCTATCTCACTTGATGCAGAG TTGATAGGTCTCTCCAAGGAGGACAAGGAAGCTTTGGTTTTACTCATTCAAGCTGCAAGAATAATGGATGATATTTTTTATGAGCAG GTTTGGTCTAGCAATTCGTCTTTAAGGGAATGGTTAAAAGGGCATGCTCAAGTATCTGAGTTTGACATGTTAAAATGGAAGTATTATTCCATAAATAAGAGTCCATG GTCTTGTCTTGATGAAAATGAAGCTTTTCTGACAACTGCAGACTCTGCTGTGAAATTGCTTCCGGAAGCAACAAGGAAGGTGGCTGGTTGGAAAGGTCTAGAATACAAAGCTGCATTTCCCCTTGTGAAACCACCTGGTGCCAGCTTTTACCCTCCAGACATggataaaatg GAATTTGAATTATGGAAGAAAGGGCTTTCAGATAATGAAAAACAAGATGTAACAGGCTTTTTCAATGTTATTAGAAGGCATAGTGATTCTCATTCCAAAAATATAGCAGTTATTAGTAATCCTAATCCCACAAGTGATCTCTATATCATTCCATTCTCTCAAGAATATTCTGCCTTTCTTTCAAAAGCAGCTGAATTATTGCATAAAGCAGGGGATTTAACCACTTCACCTAG TTTGAAGAGATTGTTACATAGTAAGGCTGATGCTTTTCTCTCAAATGACTATTATGACTCTGATATAGCTTGGATGGAATTG GATTCTAAGCTGGATGTTACTATTGGTCCATATGAGACTTATGAAGATGTACTATTTGGATACAAG GCGACATTTGAGACATTTATTGGAATTCGGGATGATAAAGCAACTGCTCAACTTAAACTCTTTGGGGATAATTTGCAG GTCTTGGAGCAAAATCTTCCAATGGACAACATGTACAAATCACAAGATGTGATATCTGCACCTATTCGTGTCATCCAGCTTGTGTATAATTCAGGG GATGTGAAGGGCCCACAAACTGTTGCCTTTAATCTTCCGAATGATGAGCGTATTGTAAAAGATCGTGGTTCATCAATGGTCATGTTGAAAAACATTTCTGAGGCAAA GTTCAAGCTAATTCTTCAGCCTATAGCAGACTTGTGTATTGTAAAGGAACAAAGGGAGctagttgactttgactctttTTTCACTCACACAATTTGTCATGAATGCTGTCATGGTATTGGACCACATACAATAACACTTCCTAGTGGTCAAACGTCTACTGTGCGATTG GAGCTACAAGAACTTCACTCGGCTCTTGAAGAAGCTAAAGCGGACATTGTCGGCTTGTGGGCCCTTAATTTCCTTATTTCAAAG AATTTACTTCCAAAGACCCTTGTAAAGTCCATCTATGTTTCTTTCCTTGCTGGCTGCTTTCGATCAGTACGTTTCGGGTTAGAGGAAGCTCATGG CAAAGGACAAGCACTACAGTTTAACTGGCTATTTGAAAAAGGAGCCTTTGTTTTGCATCCTGGGGAGACGTTCTCTGTTGACTTTGATAAG attgaagGTGCGGTTGAGGGGTTAAGTAGGGAAATACTAACGATCCAAGCCAAAGGAGACAAAGATGCTGCTCGGAAGCTTCTAGAAGAATACGGTGAAATGACACAACCTCTCAACACTGCTTTGGGAAAATTGGCAAGGGTTGAG GTCCCAGTTGATATAGCACCGGATTTTCCAGTTGTTACAAATTTACTGCACAAAAAGTGA
- the LOC111908830 gene encoding pentatricopeptide repeat-containing protein At4g19220, mitochondrial — translation MIRWASLLCKSLKTIPSSFPLNFVPFSAYKTCNNRLLLPIITSPILARLFHGPCQPFDEMPRRTQSFFAIGFFDVLNLVELCKVKPDFRNIVNVHALALKVGVLDHLPTSTSLIIAYTRAGHYPSSLALFGEVSCKDVVLWNAMMTCTIENGQFTDSISFFVQMLHQGIKFDSVTLVIAISALTTITNSLLYLQAVHSLGLKLGLLFYSDLCNALINAHAKSGDLESSESIFMDSKVKDKFSWNSMITGCLRNHHPEKSLWYFKNMVSSGTQVDDVSLSCAIAASNSLLNLHNIGKTLHGFGIKLGLDETPHVSVQNALVSLYSKCGDIDAAEILFRGIYDKDLVSWNTMIQGFASNGMILEAFHLFSEMQFIKSSIQPDTVTILSVLSLCAESMLLREGKTIHGFFIKRLPTFDLILNNSLMNMYSKCYQIDKAENLFMSIKDKDLVSWNTMISGYTQNGNSRFAQILFKKLLYQCLECSLSTVLAILSSCDSPEFLKFGESLHSWELKLGFSNNIHAINSLIFMYTNCGDLKASYKLLQSVSKVVDTACWNAMITSCTQNRYFLEALKTFNLMRQETYTKPDSVTLVSVISASGTLESVIPGKLAHGIAHKTLFDRDVRVQNVLITMYGKFGDIESASLVFDLCVDRNLCSWNCMISVLSQNKEAKTALRLFKNMDFEPDEITIATILSSCTHLGTIRYGKQIHGYILRSNFHKNSFINAALIDMYSNCGRLDISIIIFRSSSEKTIASWNSMISAYGFHSEGRKAIEVFNEMVMTKIPPTKTSFINLLSACGHSGLVEEGVGYYNCMFDEYGVERVTEHNVCVVDMLGRCGRLSEAYEFIEKMVLRDEGVLGAMLSWCSYYGDVEMGKKVGEILFDLEPQKAGYYVCLANAYVGVGSWSDAVKLRKYVEDMRLKKPGGYSLVDIGL, via the coding sequence ATGATTCGTTGGGCAAGTCTACTTTGCAAATCTTTGAAAACGATTCCTTCTTCGTTCCCACTCAATTTCGTTCCATTTTCTGCCTACAAAACCTGCAACAATCGCTTGCTGTTGCCCATCATCACTTCTCCTATTTTGGCCAGACTTTTTCATGGGCCCTGCCAACCGTTCGATGAAATGCCTAGGAGAACTCAAAGCTTTTTCGCTATTGGGTTTTTTGATGTTCTAAATCTTGTTGAGTTATGTAAAGTGAAACCCGATTTTAGAAACATAGTCAATGTCCATGCCTTAGCATTGAAGGTCGGTGTTCTCGATCATCTCCCCACTTCCACGTCTCTTATTATAGCTTATACACGAGCAGGACATTATCCTTCTTCTTTGGCACTTTTTGGTGAGGTTTCTTGCAAAGATGTGGTACTTTGGAATGCAATGATGACATGTACAATCGAAAATGGACAGTTTACAGATTCAATAAGCTTCTTTGTTCAAATGCTACATCAAGGAATCAAGTTTGACTCTGTAACTCTAGTGATTGCCATTTCAGCATTGACAACCATTACAAATAGTTTGCTATATCTACAGGCTGTTCATAGTTTAGGCCTAAAGCTAGGTTTACTTTTTTACTCTGATCTATGTAATGCTCTTATCAATGCACATGCTAAATCTGGTGATTTGGAGTCCTCAGAGAGCATATTTATGGATTCCAAAGTGAAAGACAAATTTTCATGGAACTCTATGATTACTGGTTGTTTAAGAAACCATCATCCTGAAAAATCTTTATGGTATTTCAAGAACATGGTTTCTAGTGGAACACAAGTCGATGATGTCAGCTTATCATGTGCTATTGCAGCTTCAAATTCTTTGCTAAATCTTCATAATATTGGTAAGACTCTTCATGGGTTTGGAATAAAACTTGGATTAGATGAAACCCCTCATGTTTCTGTCCAAAATGCCCTTGTTTCATTGTACTCAAAATGTGGAGATATTGATGCTGCTGAGATTCTGTTTAGAGGGATTTATGATAAGGATTTGGTTTCTTGGAATACAATGATTCAAGGGTTTGCTTCAAATGGAATGATTCTTGAAGCATTTCATCTTTTCAGTGAAATGCAATTTATAAAATCTTCCATCCAACCGGATACAGTGACAATACTTTCTGTGCTTTCATTATGTGCAGAATCAATGCTTTTAAGAGAAGGGAAAACCATTCATGGATTCTTTATAAAAAGATTGCCCACATTTGACCTAATATTGAATAATAGTCTTATGAACATGTATTCCAAATGCTACCAAATAGACAAAGCCGAAAATTTGTTCATGTCTATAAAAGATAAAGATTTGGTTTCTTGGAATACGATGATATCCGGATACACCCAAAATGGGAATTCAAGATTTGCTCAAATCCTATTCAAGAAACTATTGTATCAATGTTTGGAATGCAGTTTATCAACTGTTCTAGCAATCCTTTCTTCTTGTGATTCACCTGAATTTCTTAAATTTGGGGAATCTTTACACAGTTGGGAGTTGAAATTAGGGTTCTCGAACAATATCCACGCGATTAACTCCTTAATCTTCATGTACACCAATTGTGGAGACTTAAAAGCTTCTTATaaattattacaaagtgtttcaaAAGTTGTAGACACAGCATGTTGGAATGCCATGatcacaagctgcacacaaaaCAGATACTTTCTAGAAGCTTTAAAAACTTTCAACTTAATGAGACAAGAAACATACACAAAACCCGATTCCGTTACCCTCGTAAGCGTCATATCTGCTTCCGGAACCCTGGAATCAGTGATTCCGGGTAAACTAGCTCACGGAATCGCACATAAAACTTTATTTGATCGAGATGTTCGTGTACAAAATGTGTTGATCACAATGTATGGAAAATTCGGGGACATCGAGAGTGCGAGTTTAGTGTTTGACTTGTGTGTTGACCGGAATCTTTGCTCATGGAATTGCATGATTTCGGTTCTTTCTCAAAACAAGGAAGCGAAAACCGCGTTACGTTTGTTTAAAAACATGGATTTTGAACCTGATGAGATCACAATTGCGACTATTTTATCATCATGTACGCATTTAGGAACAATCAGATATGGAAAACAAATCCATGGATATATTTTAAGATCAAATTTTCACAAAAACAGTTTCATAAACGCTGCACTTATCGACATGTATAGCAATTGCGGGAGGCTCGACATTTCCATCATCATATTCCGTTCTTCATCGGAAAAGACAATTGCAAGTTGGAATTCAATGATTTCCGCATACGGGTTTCATAGCGAAGGTCGTAAGGCAATTGAGGTGTTCAACGAAATGgtaatgaccaaaatacccccaaCAAAAACGAGTTTCATAAACTTGTTATCGGCTTGTGGTCATTCGGGGTTGGTGGAAGAAGGGGTCGGGTATTATAATTGTATGTTTGATGAATATGGTGTGGAACGGGTCACGGAGCATAATGTTTGTGTGGTGGATATGTTGGGTAGATGTGGGAGGTTGAGTGAGGCTTATGAGTTTATAGAGAAGATGGTGTTGAGAGATGAAGGTGTTTTGGGGGCGATGTTGAGTTGGTGTAGTTATTATGGGGATGTTGAAATGGGGAAGAAAGTAGGTGAGATTCTTTTTGATTTGGAACCTCAAAAGGCAGGGTACTATGTTTGTTTAGCGAATGCTTATGTTGGTGTTGGAAGTTGGAGTGATGCTGTGAAGTTGAGAAAGTATGTGGAAGATATGAGGTTGAAAAAACCGGGTGGTTATAGTTTAGTTGATATCGGTTTGTAA
- the LOC111909004 gene encoding nudix hydrolase 26, chloroplastic: MAICRYSFCLCNPPLHQVLANPTFFFPQSPSYSKKFTQLTLTLPNRLRPIVTCASPSTSMETPPAGYRRNVGICLMNSSKKIFSASRLDIPDSWQMPQGGVDEGEDPRAAAIRELREETGVTSAEILMESPHWLTYDFPPKVREKLNRQWGSDWKGQAQKWFLFKFTGKDEEINLLGDGTEKAEFGEWAWMSPEQVIDRAVDFKKPVYKEVITAFSPHLQ; this comes from the exons atggCAATATGTCGATATTCCTTCTGCCTCTGTAATCCCCCATTACATCAAGTACTAGCGAATCCCACTTTCTTCTTCCCTCAATCCCCTTCTTACTCCAAAAAATTTACACAACTTACACTCACACTTCCCAATCGCCTCCGTCCGATTGTAACCTGTGCTTCCCCGTCGACATCCATGGAAACTCCTCCGGCTGGGTACAGAAGAAACGTCGGTATCTGTCTCATGAATTCTTCCAAAAAG ATTTTTTCAGCATCAAGGCTCGATATACCGGACTCATGGCAGATGCCCCAG GGTGGTGTTGATGAAGGTGAAGATCCAAGAGCTGCAGCCATCAGGGAATTAAGAGAAGAAACAGGTGTTACATCAGCTGAAATTCTTATGGAG TCTCCACACTGGTTGACATATGATTTTCCTCCAAAAGTGAGGGAAAAGCTTAATAGACAATGGGGTTCTGATTGGAAGGGTCAAGCACAAAAGTG GTTCTTGTTTAAGTTCActggaaaagatgaagaaataaatTTATTGGGTGATGGCACTGAGAAGGCTGAATTTGGAGAGTGGGCTTGGATGTCACCCGAACAAGTGATTGATCGT GCTGTGGATTTCAAGAAACCTGTTTACAAGGAAGTTATCACTGCTTTCTCTCCTCATCTTCAGTAA